A portion of the Cervus elaphus chromosome X, mCerEla1.1, whole genome shotgun sequence genome contains these proteins:
- the LOC122690072 gene encoding odorant-binding protein-like: protein MRYIEFDEENGTILFHFYVKENGECIEKYVSGTKEEDFYALDYAGNTEFRLVNADNNALIAHDINVDEHGKKTEVVQLFGSGDSVNSENIEKFNNAVREKGIPEENIQNIIDNDTCPEE, encoded by the exons ATGCGTTACATTGAGTTTGATGAAGAAAATGGCACAATACTGTTCCACTTTTATGTCAA ggaGAATGGAGAATGCATAGAAAAATATGTCTCAGGCACAAAGGAAGAAGACTTTTATGCTCTTGACT ACGCGGGTAACACTGAATTTCGACTTGTTAATGCAGACAACAATGCTCTCATAGCTCATGATATCAATGTGGATGAACATGGCAAGAAGACAGAAGTGGTGCAATTGTTTG GTTCAGGAGATAGTGTTAACTCGGAAAACATAGAGAAGTTCAACAATGCAGTGAGAGAAAAAGGGATTCCAGAAGAAAATATCCAGAATATCATCGATAATG ATACCTGTCCAGAGGAGTGA